One genomic window of Flavobacteriales bacterium includes the following:
- a CDS encoding ABC transporter ATP-binding protein, with translation VWAYSIFFPVVEILSSTSIALLIWWGLRSIGTGHEDPYALFGEVLAFILYIQMLYRPIRQLADRFNVLQMGMVGSERVFEVLDTEASLQIEGNAVQTRLNGDIRFENVWLAYSGDEYVLKNIDLHVSEGQTAAFVGSTGAGKSSIINLVGRFYEFQKGRITVGGVDIRQIEPEFLREHISVVQQDVFLYSDSIHNNISLKNPQITEADVVAASKAIGAHDFIMQLPGGYDFNVAERGRMLSVGQRQLISFIRAYVHQPEILILDEATSSIDSESEALIQRAQEVLTEGRTSLVIAHRLSTIQNADVIYVLDKGRIVESGRHEELLEEGGRYKRLYDLQFS, from the coding sequence GTGTGTGGGCCTATTCCATATTCTTCCCTGTGGTGGAGATACTGAGTTCCACTTCCATCGCGCTGCTCATCTGGTGGGGACTGCGCTCTATCGGCACAGGCCATGAAGATCCCTACGCGCTCTTTGGGGAAGTGCTCGCCTTCATCCTCTATATCCAGATGCTCTACCGCCCCATACGTCAACTGGCAGACCGCTTCAACGTGCTCCAAATGGGTATGGTGGGTAGCGAACGGGTATTCGAGGTGCTGGATACTGAAGCATCGTTACAGATAGAAGGAAATGCCGTTCAGACCCGATTGAACGGGGACATCCGTTTTGAGAATGTATGGCTGGCCTATAGCGGAGATGAATATGTGCTGAAGAATATCGACCTGCATGTGAGCGAAGGACAGACAGCGGCATTTGTAGGGTCTACGGGTGCGGGGAAATCGAGTATCATCAATCTGGTGGGCCGATTCTACGAATTCCAGAAAGGCCGTATCACGGTGGGCGGTGTAGATATACGACAGATCGAACCGGAGTTCCTGAGAGAGCACATCTCAGTGGTCCAACAGGATGTATTCCTCTATTCGGATTCCATCCACAACAATATTTCTCTGAAGAATCCGCAGATCACCGAGGCAGACGTGGTAGCAGCTTCCAAGGCCATCGGTGCACATGATTTCATCATGCAATTACCGGGTGGTTATGATTTCAATGTTGCCGAACGTGGACGCATGTTATCGGTGGGGCAACGCCAGTTGATCTCTTTCATACGCGCCTATGTGCATCAACCTGAGATACTGATCCTGGATGAGGCTACCAGCTCTATCGATTCCGAGAGTGAGGCATTGATACAGCGAGCACAAGAAGTTCTCACGGAAGGCCGCACCTCTCTGGTGATCGCCCATCGACTTTCTACCATCCAGAATGCGGATGTCATCTATGTGTTGGACAAAGGCCGTATCGTAGAGTCTGGAAGACACGAAGAACTATTGGAAGAAGGGGGACGCTACAAGCGCCTTTACGACCTACAATTCAGCTGA